Proteins found in one Bremerella volcania genomic segment:
- a CDS encoding HlyD family secretion protein: MSKSVILSVATLLLIAGHVSAQTSATPSQVVVERCLVSLIDEVNVPAQETGVLLSIPVERGDYITVGTHIAQIDDSLPTKQREIAKLKWDKATEQATNQVDIKYAAKAAEVSRAEFEQLEAANKGVKGAIAEITIRKAKLQWEKALLQAEQADMNFKVAGMTAGEAKAEMEAADMIIDKCKITTPIDGVVVQKYRHEGEWVRPGDPLMRVVGLKRLKVDGSLNADQYVPGMVIGKPVTVRAETPGGLITLEGTITFASPEIDATGNFDFSAEVQNQLANNSMSLYPGDVADVTIHLDRPSTLSAHFEGNRK, encoded by the coding sequence ATGTCCAAGTCTGTGATTCTATCGGTTGCCACTTTGCTACTGATTGCCGGACACGTTTCCGCTCAAACGTCCGCGACGCCATCCCAGGTCGTCGTCGAACGCTGCCTGGTGTCGTTGATCGACGAAGTCAATGTGCCGGCACAAGAGACCGGCGTGCTGTTGAGCATTCCTGTCGAACGTGGCGACTACATCACCGTGGGAACCCATATCGCACAGATCGATGATTCCCTGCCAACCAAGCAGCGTGAGATTGCCAAGCTGAAATGGGACAAGGCCACCGAACAGGCAACCAACCAGGTCGACATCAAGTACGCTGCTAAAGCGGCCGAGGTCTCGAGGGCTGAGTTTGAACAGCTCGAAGCCGCCAATAAAGGCGTCAAAGGTGCGATCGCCGAGATCACCATTCGCAAAGCCAAGCTTCAGTGGGAAAAGGCCCTGCTGCAAGCTGAACAGGCCGACATGAACTTCAAGGTCGCCGGCATGACCGCTGGCGAAGCGAAGGCCGAGATGGAAGCGGCCGACATGATCATCGACAAATGCAAGATCACCACGCCGATTGATGGCGTCGTCGTGCAGAAGTATCGCCACGAAGGGGAATGGGTTCGTCCCGGTGATCCACTGATGCGTGTCGTCGGGCTGAAACGCCTGAAGGTCGATGGCTCGTTGAATGCCGACCAGTACGTTCCCGGAATGGTGATTGGCAAGCCGGTCACGGTCCGAGCCGAAACGCCGGGCGGGCTGATCACGCTGGAAGGAACCATTACTTTTGCCAGCCCCGAAATCGATGCCACCGGCAACTTCGATTTCTCCGCGGAAGTCCAAAACCAACTCGCCAACAATTCGATGAGCCTTTACCCAGGGGACGTGGCCGATGTGACCATTCACCTGGATCGTCCTTCGACGCTCAGTGCTCATTTCGAGGGTAACCGCAAATAA
- a CDS encoding HlyD family efflux transporter periplasmic adaptor subunit, with product MVSLQDSLVASSSRPLPLRKRPDLSARQHTYQGRGYWVVKEPIGLNYFRFQEEEYAILNMLDGKTSLQEIKEKFEKEFAPQKISFNDLQQFIGTLHRSGLVITTAMDQGRQLKVRRDERKWKETVQLMSNILAVRFKGFDPDRLLTALNPYTRWFFTFPAMILVMLLCAAALTLVTVQNDVFRSRLPSFQEFFGPSNWLLLGAVLGVTKVLHEFGHGLSCKRYGGECHEMGVMFLVMTPCLYCNVSDSWMLPNKWHRAAIGAAGMYVEVFLASIATFVWWFSEPGLLNHLALQVMFVSSVSTVIFNGNPLLRYDGYYILSDIMEVPNMRQKASSVLHRYMSKYCLGMELPDDPFLPERNQFFFGLYTVASNVYRLFVTASIMLFLNQVFKPYGLQVIGQMIALAGIYGLVVMPIYQLCKFLYVPGRMSQVKRKNVLITASVVAAVIAGIVCVPVPQWVKCPVEVQPRNAESVFVVVPGQLESMLVEPGQQVTRGTKLARVTNLDLLLELSELENEEERLELLSEALNNQRLRAEQGGEVEQTYLEVLQQLKSVQQQLEKKRQQVALIDVPAPIDGTVFPVPDKKNRGGGDNGMLPEWSGSIFDTKNQGANLSTSDIVCQIGNADEMEAVLYIDQDHIELVNPDQEVAIKLDAFPGRTFKGRIAVMGSKEVEFIPPALSTQQGGDLPAITDQETGRLRPQNATFPAQVPLAGVDEELKLGMRGRAKVWVQWEPMGSRLWRYISRTFHFYL from the coding sequence TTGGTCAGTCTTCAAGACAGTTTGGTTGCCAGTAGCAGTCGTCCGCTGCCGCTGCGTAAGCGTCCCGACCTCTCCGCCCGGCAGCACACCTACCAGGGGCGAGGTTACTGGGTCGTGAAGGAACCGATTGGGCTGAACTACTTTCGCTTCCAGGAAGAGGAATACGCCATCCTGAACATGCTCGATGGCAAGACTTCGCTGCAAGAGATCAAAGAGAAGTTCGAGAAAGAGTTCGCGCCGCAGAAGATCAGCTTCAATGACCTGCAGCAGTTCATCGGAACGTTGCACCGCAGCGGTCTGGTGATCACCACGGCGATGGATCAAGGGCGGCAGCTGAAAGTTCGCCGCGACGAGCGGAAGTGGAAAGAGACCGTCCAGTTGATGTCCAACATCCTGGCCGTCCGCTTCAAAGGGTTTGATCCCGATCGTCTGCTGACGGCGCTCAATCCGTATACTCGCTGGTTCTTTACGTTCCCGGCGATGATCTTAGTGATGCTGTTATGTGCCGCGGCCCTCACGCTGGTTACGGTGCAGAACGACGTGTTCCGCAGCCGTTTGCCGTCGTTTCAAGAGTTCTTTGGTCCGTCGAACTGGTTACTGCTGGGCGCGGTATTGGGCGTGACCAAGGTGCTGCACGAATTCGGCCACGGTCTGTCCTGCAAGCGGTACGGCGGCGAATGCCACGAAATGGGTGTCATGTTCCTGGTGATGACGCCGTGTCTGTACTGCAACGTGTCCGACTCGTGGATGCTGCCCAACAAGTGGCATCGTGCGGCGATCGGTGCGGCGGGAATGTACGTCGAAGTCTTTCTGGCTTCGATCGCCACGTTCGTGTGGTGGTTTAGCGAGCCCGGTTTGTTGAATCACTTGGCGCTGCAGGTGATGTTCGTTAGTTCGGTGAGCACGGTGATCTTCAACGGTAACCCCCTGCTCCGCTACGACGGTTACTACATCTTGTCGGACATCATGGAAGTTCCGAACATGCGTCAAAAGGCGAGCAGCGTGCTGCATCGCTACATGTCGAAGTATTGTCTGGGGATGGAACTTCCTGACGATCCATTTTTGCCGGAACGAAACCAATTCTTCTTTGGTCTCTACACCGTCGCATCCAACGTTTATCGCCTTTTCGTGACCGCCTCGATCATGCTGTTTTTGAACCAGGTCTTCAAGCCATACGGCTTGCAGGTCATTGGTCAGATGATCGCGTTGGCCGGGATCTACGGATTGGTGGTGATGCCTATCTATCAATTGTGCAAGTTCCTGTATGTCCCTGGGAGAATGTCACAGGTGAAGCGGAAAAATGTGTTGATTACCGCCTCGGTCGTGGCAGCGGTGATCGCGGGAATCGTGTGCGTTCCCGTCCCCCAATGGGTGAAGTGCCCGGTGGAAGTGCAACCGAGAAACGCTGAGAGTGTCTTCGTGGTGGTGCCAGGTCAGTTGGAAAGCATGCTGGTCGAGCCAGGCCAACAGGTCACCCGCGGCACGAAGCTGGCCCGGGTCACCAATCTCGACTTGCTGCTGGAACTCTCCGAGTTGGAAAACGAAGAGGAACGCCTGGAGCTTCTTTCCGAAGCCCTCAACAATCAGCGTTTGCGGGCCGAGCAAGGTGGCGAGGTGGAACAGACTTACCTGGAGGTCCTTCAGCAACTCAAGTCGGTTCAACAGCAATTGGAAAAGAAGCGTCAGCAGGTCGCGTTGATCGACGTACCTGCTCCGATTGATGGAACCGTGTTCCCGGTACCTGATAAGAAGAACCGTGGTGGTGGTGATAACGGCATGTTGCCGGAATGGTCAGGTTCGATCTTCGATACGAAGAACCAGGGGGCCAACCTTTCCACGAGCGACATCGTTTGCCAGATCGGTAACGCCGACGAGATGGAAGCCGTCCTCTATATCGATCAGGACCACATCGAACTGGTCAATCCCGATCAAGAGGTTGCGATCAAGTTGGATGCCTTCCCTGGGCGTACCTTCAAGGGACGCATCGCGGTAATGGGAAGCAAAGAAGTCGAGTTCATTCCGCCTGCCCTCAGCACACAGCAAGGGGGCGACCTGCCGGCCATTACCGATCAAGAGACAGGACGGCTACGCCCGCAGAACGCGACCTTCCCGGCTCAGGTCCCTTTGGCCGGTGTCGACGAAGAGTTGAAACTGGGAATGCGTGGCCGGGCGAAAGTCTGGGTTCAATGGGAACCGATGGGAAGCCGCCTGTGGCGATACATTTCTCGCACGTTCCATTTCTACCTGTAG
- a CDS encoding DUF3467 domain-containing protein, whose product MSDAPENQGQAAPKQVELDESGAIACYANFCRVTGTPEELIIDFGLNTQPMVQSQEKIKVQQRIILNYYTAKRMLGALHMAVQRHEAAFGTLETDIQKRVIPSAQRPASE is encoded by the coding sequence ATGTCGGACGCCCCTGAAAACCAAGGTCAAGCTGCCCCAAAGCAAGTCGAATTGGACGAATCCGGCGCGATTGCTTGTTACGCCAACTTCTGCCGCGTGACGGGTACGCCAGAGGAGTTGATCATTGACTTCGGTTTGAATACCCAGCCGATGGTTCAATCGCAGGAAAAGATCAAGGTCCAGCAGCGAATCATCCTCAACTACTACACCGCCAAGCGTATGCTGGGGGCTCTGCACATGGCCGTTCAGCGTCATGAAGCTGCCTTCGGTACGCTCGAAACGGACATCCAAAAGCGCGTGATTCCATCGGCACAGCGTCCGGCCAGTGAATAG
- a CDS encoding peptidylprolyl isomerase, with product MLDLDPMAIVDSTIFVAVAVVIGLLLTVSAVTAIAMRALRQTPCYADKRRRSQWKVQGQQLESRQLLDGAMGNEALALEGESITVHGVTYDNVDLKALAKAIADSGAIFFGADWCPHCTRQKGMFGDGAADLPFVEVTNPNHTLNQVGSDNNITQLPTWVFADGTRVTGVLEIEELLDYTGLTIPQGEPLYFAEIPDQTGLISGQSYHVALDGYSPSGQPLTYTVTSSSGTVIASVMQGNKSLRIYTSRFGTMEFYLFEQEAGRATSRIIELAESGFYDGLTFHRVFQSFVLQGGDPNGNGTGGSSLPDFKDQFNPNLRHNGTGILSYAKSFDDTNDSQFFIMEGIAPHLDFQHTVFGYMTEGEVVRESISGTPTGSNNLPQWQVVMDEVSTFVDLENGVLRLKIPEGASGTETITVTVSDGQGHTLSRSFDVTYASNENYTSNPYLAFVPDIAMTPGSSHTFQLTATNLDGDELIFYDQSDFDPQNDYLPAYAPNGLVYSVDSSTGLLQVNASAGLAPGVYKIVVAVSNDLDGEIISGLIDYDVIQVTVANRPVLNQDFVNLNEDGSVTFNPLTNDTDSASTLDPASFRFLSQPSVGEVSYDRETGEVTYTPPADFHGTASFQYDAANEFGIYGTPATVTLTVAPINDEPEALDDVFLADRDTATLLPVLKNDDKGPGEANTTVLITLASNATAAGGTVVVVGDNVQYTPAANFTGSDTFTYTIDDDGMESTATVTVDVGDVSNFTITAVRDLTDTGGDSIVDSRPQSDEIIGEWDAFWLEVWITPDGTGGDTVTAASSTLNFDSSIYRATSIVIDSTFTAASGSGVNNGSGTATINVTSSGVTLAAGERIRIGRVRFEPVANGLDAPEIGETLGVDFNTFLTSMTGASLTVDGVGVVNGPTTDVDLPVRLLPMVYDLNDDGKVGVVDFSIYINTIVSSNSSSFVDFDLSGDMYGSGFSFFRSAFGDTHDGVNHAFVWSPVLLKAAMSDMILTTHINVGSSAQSLSTEDVATVTTALPPSVITSSIESDTNVVTIHIVDLPGTQLASTIGNSIYLDANAAGWGWFVDSTPLDSSEFSANSENGRLLASSASAASGKIDLLSVLMHELGHVAGLEHTTDGLMSATISPGERLIDWDQDAFEESFYVSAVDLLFGSEED from the coding sequence ATGCTTGACTTAGATCCCATGGCCATAGTCGATTCCACTATCTTCGTAGCGGTTGCCGTCGTGATTGGGTTGTTGCTGACCGTATCGGCGGTGACGGCGATTGCGATGCGTGCGCTGCGCCAGACGCCATGCTATGCCGACAAACGACGACGTAGCCAATGGAAAGTGCAAGGGCAGCAACTCGAATCGCGACAGCTTCTTGACGGGGCGATGGGGAACGAGGCCTTGGCGCTGGAAGGAGAGTCCATCACCGTCCATGGGGTGACCTACGACAACGTCGATTTGAAGGCCCTCGCCAAGGCGATCGCCGACAGTGGAGCGATCTTCTTTGGTGCCGATTGGTGTCCTCACTGTACCCGGCAAAAGGGAATGTTCGGCGATGGTGCCGCTGACCTGCCGTTCGTCGAAGTCACGAATCCCAATCACACCCTTAATCAAGTCGGTTCCGACAACAACATCACCCAGTTGCCTACCTGGGTATTCGCCGATGGCACGCGTGTGACCGGCGTGCTCGAGATCGAAGAACTTCTCGACTACACCGGACTTACCATCCCGCAAGGCGAGCCGTTGTACTTCGCCGAGATCCCGGATCAAACCGGGCTGATCTCGGGGCAGTCGTACCATGTTGCATTGGATGGCTACTCCCCTTCCGGCCAACCGTTGACGTACACGGTGACCTCGTCGTCCGGCACGGTCATCGCTTCGGTGATGCAAGGGAACAAAAGTCTGCGAATCTACACGAGCCGATTCGGGACGATGGAGTTCTACTTATTCGAGCAAGAGGCGGGACGCGCGACATCTCGAATCATCGAACTGGCCGAGAGCGGCTTTTATGACGGCCTCACGTTCCATCGCGTTTTTCAAAGCTTCGTGTTGCAAGGGGGCGATCCGAATGGCAACGGAACCGGCGGTTCGTCGCTGCCCGACTTCAAAGACCAATTCAATCCTAACCTGCGACACAACGGCACCGGTATCTTGTCGTATGCCAAGTCATTCGACGATACCAACGACTCGCAGTTCTTCATCATGGAAGGCATCGCCCCGCACTTGGACTTCCAACATACCGTCTTTGGTTATATGACCGAAGGGGAAGTCGTCCGCGAGTCGATCAGCGGCACGCCTACCGGCAGCAACAATTTGCCGCAATGGCAGGTCGTAATGGACGAGGTGTCGACGTTCGTCGACCTGGAGAATGGCGTTCTACGGTTGAAGATCCCCGAAGGGGCATCGGGAACTGAGACAATCACCGTTACCGTATCGGACGGGCAAGGGCACACTCTCAGCCGATCGTTTGACGTCACCTATGCCTCGAACGAAAATTACACCTCGAACCCTTACCTGGCGTTCGTCCCCGACATCGCCATGACGCCTGGAAGTAGCCACACGTTTCAGTTGACGGCTACCAATCTGGACGGGGACGAGTTGATCTTCTATGATCAGTCGGACTTTGACCCACAAAACGACTATCTGCCTGCTTATGCACCCAACGGGCTGGTCTATTCGGTCGACAGTTCCACCGGTTTGTTGCAGGTGAATGCAAGCGCCGGACTTGCGCCGGGAGTCTACAAAATCGTCGTCGCCGTATCCAATGACCTGGATGGCGAAATCATCTCCGGTTTGATTGACTACGACGTAATTCAAGTCACCGTGGCGAATCGGCCGGTATTGAATCAGGATTTCGTCAATCTCAATGAAGACGGGTCGGTCACGTTCAATCCCCTGACCAACGATACTGACTCAGCCAGCACGCTTGATCCGGCGTCCTTTCGTTTCCTGTCGCAGCCGTCGGTGGGTGAAGTATCGTACGACCGTGAGACAGGCGAAGTCACCTATACGCCCCCAGCCGATTTCCATGGAACCGCTTCGTTTCAATACGATGCTGCAAACGAATTTGGTATCTACGGTACGCCTGCCACGGTGACCTTGACTGTTGCTCCGATCAACGACGAACCGGAAGCACTCGACGACGTTTTCCTGGCCGATCGAGATACGGCGACGCTTTTGCCGGTGTTGAAGAACGACGACAAGGGCCCCGGTGAAGCGAACACAACCGTACTGATTACTCTGGCATCAAACGCCACCGCGGCTGGCGGAACGGTTGTGGTCGTGGGTGACAACGTCCAGTATACGCCGGCAGCGAACTTCACCGGCTCTGATACGTTCACCTATACGATCGATGACGATGGCATGGAGTCGACCGCCACGGTAACGGTCGACGTGGGTGACGTCTCCAACTTCACGATCACGGCAGTCCGCGATCTGACCGATACCGGCGGCGACAGCATCGTCGATAGTCGGCCTCAGAGCGACGAAATCATCGGCGAATGGGATGCGTTCTGGTTGGAAGTGTGGATCACGCCGGATGGCACCGGCGGAGACACCGTGACGGCGGCCTCCTCCACGTTAAACTTCGACTCGTCCATCTATCGGGCGACCTCGATCGTCATCGATTCGACGTTTACCGCGGCATCGGGAAGCGGCGTGAACAATGGATCAGGCACCGCCACCATCAACGTGACGTCCTCCGGGGTGACTCTCGCCGCAGGCGAACGTATTCGCATCGGACGAGTCCGCTTCGAGCCCGTCGCCAATGGGCTGGATGCTCCTGAAATTGGTGAAACGCTGGGTGTCGATTTCAACACCTTCCTGACGTCGATGACCGGTGCCTCGCTGACCGTCGACGGAGTTGGCGTGGTGAATGGCCCAACCACGGATGTCGACCTTCCCGTTCGTTTGCTGCCGATGGTTTATGACCTGAACGACGATGGCAAGGTAGGTGTCGTCGACTTCAGCATCTACATAAATACGATCGTAAGCAGCAACTCCAGCAGCTTCGTCGATTTCGACTTGTCCGGCGACATGTATGGAAGCGGGTTCTCGTTCTTCCGCTCGGCTTTCGGCGATACGCATGACGGCGTGAACCATGCGTTCGTTTGGTCGCCTGTTCTGCTGAAAGCGGCGATGAGTGACATGATCCTCACTACGCACATCAATGTCGGCAGCAGTGCCCAGTCGCTCAGCACCGAAGACGTTGCCACGGTGACCACGGCCCTGCCACCGTCGGTGATTACCAGCAGCATCGAAAGTGACACGAACGTCGTCACCATTCACATCGTCGACTTGCCGGGCACTCAATTGGCATCGACGATCGGCAATTCGATTTATCTCGATGCCAACGCCGCCGGTTGGGGCTGGTTCGTCGATTCGACTCCGCTTGATTCGTCTGAGTTCAGCGCCAATAGCGAGAACGGCCGATTGCTCGCGTCGAGTGCTTCCGCGGCTTCCGGCAAGATCGACCTGCTGTCGGTGCTGATGCACGAACTAGGGCACGTTGCCGGCCTCGAGCACACGACGGATGGCCTGATGAGTGCAACCATTTCGCCGGGCGAACGCCTGATCGACTGGGATCAGGATGCGTTTGAAGAGAGCTTCTATGTCTCTGCCGTCGATTTGCTTTTCGGCAGTGAAGAAGACTAA
- a CDS encoding porin, with amino-acid sequence MKSNQITNIVACACLLGSVLASPVLAQTSTNKPATRAGSQVEQASALMPASMVSLEAGEMMVEPAASCCGDSGCLECAGVCSAPCWNLCDQWFFNSWLEQGFTGNPNADGGLIGPAGTNGPLIFNDQANEYMMNQLYLSFGRDVCQDPCTWDIGGRIDVLYGTDYYFIQATGLETYDDNSQKWNSSTGPRNAGNAGLYGIALPQFYLEANVPWGNGLNVKAGHFYTIMGYESVMAPENFFYSHSYMMQYGEPFTHTGILASYPTSSCMTWYGGVTRGWNTFEQPNGQVGFLGGFRWVSPHEATKLSFTLHTGSEDPTGQNNRTTYSLVFQQRINQCWTYVLEHNLGAEENARLNTSNDLAQATWFGISNYLYYTVNPCLDLGIRFEWFDDRDNARVFGLANDNVASGGDYYELTLGANYHPNSWFILRPEARWDYSDLSAPGINGAYDSGTSKNQFTIGFDLITIF; translated from the coding sequence ATGAAAAGCAATCAAATTACCAATATCGTTGCCTGTGCTTGCCTGCTTGGATCCGTCCTGGCTTCCCCGGTGCTCGCCCAGACAAGTACGAACAAGCCGGCCACTCGCGCCGGCAGCCAGGTCGAGCAAGCTTCGGCCCTGATGCCAGCATCCATGGTCTCGTTGGAGGCGGGTGAAATGATGGTCGAGCCTGCGGCTTCATGCTGCGGCGACTCGGGCTGTCTTGAATGTGCGGGCGTCTGCTCGGCGCCCTGCTGGAACCTGTGCGATCAGTGGTTTTTCAACAGCTGGCTGGAACAAGGTTTCACCGGCAACCCAAACGCCGACGGTGGACTGATCGGCCCCGCGGGTACTAATGGCCCACTGATCTTCAACGATCAGGCCAACGAGTACATGATGAATCAGCTGTACCTGTCGTTCGGACGCGACGTTTGCCAGGATCCCTGCACTTGGGACATCGGCGGTCGCATCGACGTGCTGTATGGTACCGACTACTACTTCATCCAAGCGACCGGGCTCGAAACATACGACGACAACTCGCAGAAGTGGAACAGCAGCACCGGTCCGCGCAACGCTGGCAATGCCGGCCTGTATGGTATCGCTCTGCCGCAGTTCTATTTGGAAGCCAACGTACCGTGGGGAAATGGCCTGAACGTGAAAGCAGGTCACTTCTATACCATCATGGGGTACGAGTCGGTTATGGCTCCGGAGAACTTCTTCTACTCGCACTCTTACATGATGCAGTACGGAGAACCGTTCACCCACACCGGCATTCTGGCGAGCTACCCAACTTCGTCATGCATGACCTGGTACGGTGGCGTGACGCGTGGCTGGAACACGTTTGAACAGCCCAACGGCCAGGTTGGCTTCCTGGGTGGTTTCCGCTGGGTGAGCCCTCATGAAGCGACCAAGCTGAGCTTCACGCTGCATACCGGCAGCGAAGATCCGACCGGCCAAAACAATCGCACGACCTACAGCCTGGTCTTCCAACAGCGAATCAACCAGTGCTGGACCTACGTGTTGGAACACAACCTGGGTGCCGAAGAAAACGCCCGCCTGAACACCTCGAACGATCTGGCACAGGCAACCTGGTTCGGTATCTCGAACTACTTGTACTACACCGTGAATCCATGCCTGGACCTGGGTATTCGCTTCGAGTGGTTTGACGACCGGGACAACGCCCGCGTCTTCGGCCTGGCGAACGACAACGTCGCCAGCGGTGGCGATTACTACGAACTCACTCTGGGTGCCAACTATCACCCGAACTCGTGGTTCATTCTGCGACCCGAAGCACGTTGGGATTACAGCGACCTGTCGGCGCCAGGCATCAACGGGGCCTACGACAGCGGCACCTCCAAGAATCAGTTCACGATCGGATTCGACCTGATCACGATATTCTAA
- a CDS encoding outer membrane beta-barrel protein, with the protein MLRRLTTATLAIGGLIAGLNVTSLPAQDFLETELQQAELEVAPILYAESTANEAAANQAVEMQLTNCDSCQSSFCGSCWDKCCSGDWFFDGWLEQGYTANTDHPGGNFNGPLGFNDRADDYQFNQLYLTFGKHINEDCCSWDFGGRVDVLYGTDYFWVESNGLERERDGSRKWNGQGPRDGDTRALNGLALPQFYAETFIPVGTGLKAKFGHFYSLLGYETVPAPENFFYSHSYSYVYGNPKTHTGFVTSYSPTTCFTIQAGMTNGWDNFENINGSYGFLLGTSWTNGVSGLSYAMHTGSEDPTGSQNRYTQTLAYTRKLGCYWDYALVSDFGVQNDAFLDASFAPADAFFYSITNYLYYRWNDQLSFGGRFEWFCDEDNWRIQQVPVAPLFTGRNYYDLTLGANWKPCQHVLIRPEARYDWSDLTPVGTDGVFNDFMKDDMYTFSLDIILFF; encoded by the coding sequence ATGCTCCGTCGCCTGACGACTGCCACCTTGGCAATCGGCGGCCTGATTGCAGGCCTCAACGTAACTTCGCTGCCTGCTCAGGACTTCCTCGAAACCGAGCTTCAGCAAGCCGAGTTGGAAGTTGCGCCCATTCTGTATGCGGAGTCGACCGCCAATGAAGCTGCCGCCAACCAGGCTGTCGAAATGCAGCTAACCAACTGCGATAGCTGCCAATCGAGCTTTTGCGGAAGCTGTTGGGATAAGTGCTGCTCAGGAGACTGGTTCTTCGATGGCTGGCTTGAACAGGGCTACACCGCCAACACCGATCACCCCGGCGGTAACTTCAATGGACCGTTGGGTTTCAACGATCGCGCGGACGACTATCAGTTCAACCAGCTTTATCTGACCTTCGGAAAGCACATTAACGAAGACTGCTGCAGTTGGGATTTTGGCGGGCGAGTCGACGTGCTGTACGGCACCGATTACTTCTGGGTCGAATCGAATGGCCTGGAACGAGAACGAGACGGCTCCCGCAAATGGAACGGCCAAGGCCCCCGTGACGGCGATACCCGTGCCCTCAATGGCTTGGCGCTCCCGCAGTTCTACGCCGAGACGTTCATCCCGGTCGGAACGGGCTTGAAGGCCAAGTTCGGGCACTTTTACTCGCTGCTAGGCTACGAAACGGTGCCGGCTCCGGAAAACTTCTTCTACTCGCACAGCTATAGCTACGTCTATGGGAACCCCAAGACACACACCGGTTTTGTAACCTCGTACAGCCCGACCACCTGCTTCACCATCCAGGCAGGGATGACCAATGGCTGGGACAACTTCGAGAACATCAACGGATCGTACGGGTTCCTGCTGGGCACCAGTTGGACTAACGGCGTTTCTGGACTGTCTTATGCGATGCATACCGGCAGCGAAGATCCGACTGGCAGCCAGAATCGCTACACTCAGACGCTGGCTTATACCCGCAAGCTTGGTTGCTACTGGGACTATGCATTAGTGAGCGACTTTGGCGTTCAGAACGATGCGTTCCTGGACGCGTCGTTTGCCCCTGCCGACGCGTTCTTCTACAGCATCACCAACTACCTCTATTACCGCTGGAACGATCAGCTCTCGTTTGGTGGTCGTTTCGAGTGGTTCTGCGACGAAGACAACTGGCGTATCCAGCAGGTACCGGTCGCACCGCTGTTCACCGGTCGCAATTACTACGACCTCACCCTGGGTGCCAACTGGAAGCCATGCCAGCACGTCCTGATTCGTCCCGAAGCTCGATACGACTGGTCTGATCTTACCCCGGTCGGGACCGACGGCGTCTTCAACGACTTCATGAAGGACGACATGTACACCTTCTCGCTCGATATCATCTTGTTCTTCTAA